Genomic segment of Nostoc sp. GT001:
CTCCAGCGTAAACACCCGTGGCTGTAACTGTCGGATGGCTTCTGCTACAGCGATCGCAGCCGTCAGATCATCGTTAGTTTCCCCACCTTTACCCGCTTTAGCTGTGTGGGCTTGGCTGAAGTTGGCACACACCGGGGAGGCGTGAAGGTAGTCGGGGCGGCGGGGAAAACCTAGAAATCCTGACTGCGCTACTTCTTGCACTGTTAGCTGGATTATTCTACAGCCATATTCCCTGAAATTGCGGTGATGAGTTTTGGCGATCGCCCGACTCAGTTCTGGTTTACTTGGGTCAAACTCTACTGCAATGACTGGGCGAATACCAGCTTGAACCATCCCAGCTTCTATTCCGCCGCCGCCTGCGAAAAGTACTACAGCGATCGGGGCATCATCTGGCAGAACTGGTTTTATTTTTGTATTATCAAAATTTTTGCAGACATCTAATTTTGGTAATGTTTTTTTGCAATACCTTAGCCAAAATAAGAGCATAAAGAGGTAGGGCGCTTTGTAGTAGAGTTATTGTCTCTCACAACGACAACTCAAAAACTACAAACCACCCATGCCAGACATCCTATCACTGTTACAATGCCTGCTACCGCAGATCAACGCGACGACGATGCGCCGAATGAACCAGATAATCCTGGCGATGTTAGCGATGAGCGGGAGAGTCACAATGTTGGGAATGTCTCGTTGGGCAGGCACTGGTGGTAGTTATCGGACAATATTAAGATTCTTTCAGACAGTAATACCTTGGGCAACGTTGTTTTGGGTATTTTTCCGTAAGCATTTGTTCCGTGCAAATGAGGTGTATTTGCTGGCAGGAGATGAAGTTGTAATCAGTAAATCAGGGAAACAAACTTATGGGCTGGATAGATTTTTTTCTAGCCTCGTCAGCAAACCTATATTAGGGCTATCTTTTTTTACATTATCATTAGTAAGTGTTAAGCGAAGACACTCATTTCCGATTAAAATAGAACAGGTAATCAAGAGCGATGTAGAAAAAAGTAGTGTATCGCCAACAACAGAAATCAAACCCAAAGAAAAACGTGGACGTGGACGACCAAAAGGTAGTAAAAATAAAAACAAAACAGAAGTAATTCTCACATCTGAATTACTAAGAATTAAGAAGATGATTAATGAGTTGGTCAAGTTAATAGCTAACTTTATCCCCCTAACTTACTTAGTCTTAGACGGTCATTTTGGAAACAATAATGCCTTGCAAATGGTTCGGCAAGTTAACTTGCACATAATTTCCAAGTTGCGCCATGATTCCGCATTGTATATACCCTATCAACATCCTGACTCCAATAGTCGCTCTCGTCGTAAATACGGTGATAAGATTGACTACTGTAACATACCTGATAAATATTTATGTAAAAGTACCATTGAAGACGATATCAAAACTGATATTTATCAATGCACTCTCCTTCACAAGGAATTTGCCCAAGCACTGAATATAGTTATTTTGGTCAAAACCAATCTTAAAACTAATGCTCATAGTCATGTAATCCTATTTTCTAGTGACCTAAAGTTGTCATACGAAAAGATAATTGATTACTATAAACTGCGCTTTCAAATCGAGTTTAACTTTCGTGATGCGAAGCAGTTTTGGGGATTAGAAGATTTTATGAATTTAAGTCAAACTGCTGTAACTAATGCTGTTAATCTAGCATTCTTTATGGTCAACTTATCCCATCATCTTCTATCTGATTTCCGTCTCCTTAATCCTGACTCCGGCATTATTGATCTTAAAGCTCACTATCGTGGTTTTCGATATATCCGTGAAATGTTAAAAATGCTTCCCGAAATCCCTGAGCCTATTTTATTAAACCAGATTTTTGCCAAGCTTACTTCTTTAGGACGCATTCATCCCGTTTCTACGGGCGTTGAACCCTCGTAATTTGGCAGAGGTATTGTTTTTGGTTTTCGCTTTTTTGATAAAGGCGATGATATTCTCTCGCGTTGCCCTCTCTTGTTGCAGTGTCCGAATCATTGGAACAGCGCCAGGGGGAATTGAACCTATACTTTTGCCTTTCCATGCCCCGTTTATCTTCTCTTTCCAATTGAATGCCCATCGCCAATGAAAGGGATTATTCGGGTCACGTTCACCAATCACACGGGGATAAGAAACAGTCTTCCCATCAAGTAGCTTTTTAGTTTCGAGGTACTGATAAAGACAACCGACTGATTCCCCCTGTGAGGTTTTGACCGCTTTCTCTAAGAATTTTTCGGGTATTGCAGACAACTCAGCTATTACTGATTTAGTCATGCAGCCACCTCCATGACCAAATCATCGGGTACTTCAAATATCCCCAATCGCCCAATGTAAGGAATCGGTGTAATCTCGCGTGGATTCTCCAGCTTCCAGTGATATTGCCCAGGCATTCCCCAGCCAGACGCAACTTGTGAAAATTGGCAGTCAACTATTGTGACAATGCCAATAACTTGACCGCGACGGAGAGAGATTAATTCTGGGATTACTACCCCCATGCTTTGACAAAA
This window contains:
- a CDS encoding transposase; protein product: MPDILSLLQCLLPQINATTMRRMNQIILAMLAMSGRVTMLGMSRWAGTGGSYRTILRFFQTVIPWATLFWVFFRKHLFRANEVYLLAGDEVVISKSGKQTYGLDRFFSSLVSKPILGLSFFTLSLVSVKRRHSFPIKIEQVIKSDVEKSSVSPTTEIKPKEKRGRGRPKGSKNKNKTEVILTSELLRIKKMINELVKLIANFIPLTYLVLDGHFGNNNALQMVRQVNLHIISKLRHDSALYIPYQHPDSNSRSRRKYGDKIDYCNIPDKYLCKSTIEDDIKTDIYQCTLLHKEFAQALNIVILVKTNLKTNAHSHVILFSSDLKLSYEKIIDYYKLRFQIEFNFRDAKQFWGLEDFMNLSQTAVTNAVNLAFFMVNLSHHLLSDFRLLNPDSGIIDLKAHYRGFRYIREMLKMLPEIPEPILLNQIFAKLTSLGRIHPVSTGVEPS